The Arachis hypogaea cultivar Tifrunner chromosome 19, arahy.Tifrunner.gnm2.J5K5, whole genome shotgun sequence genome has a window encoding:
- the LOC112779835 gene encoding uncharacterized protein isoform X1 — MVLQICLLHLQMLSRKMHEFSTVDGFVEISEGLAEIMKYVANEPSSGLFYIQHHAQNAVPNVIEAKRNIVEKSHETTLHAEDLEDSVTMVRSMKECGFSLADEMIRDIKKSLVTMTTKQPKRGLIRQSPSGSRIERTSLWGEGSEKRSNYLSSVFSSAKQKASSLRWPNLDTKESMDSKGEKPDMYSNLPLTVTSASTNSSLQGIEAYELPVSSQVEDECQHQQNEDSDVNSTKLLSISENYDDFKANKEAKLEEWLQGTGNLENNRGAGDEGMC; from the exons ATGGTTCTGCAAATTTGCCTACTACATCTGCAAATGTTGTCCAG GAAAATGCATGAGTTCTCTACTGTAGACGGTTTTGTGGAGATAAGTGAAGGCCTGGCAGAGATTATGAAGTACGTGGCTAATGAACCATCTTCTGGGCTTTTCTATATCCAACACCATGCTCAAAATGCAGTCCCGAATGTTATTGAAGCTAAAAGGAACATTGTCGAGAAGTCTCACGAAACAACTTTGCACGCTGAAGATTTGGAGGACTCTGTCACTATGGTTAGGTCAATGAAAGAGTGTGGATTTTCCTTAGCTGATGAAATGATCCGAGACATTAAGAAATCTCTGGTTACGATGACAACAAAACAACCAAAAAGAGGCTTAATTCGTCAATCACCATCAGGTTCACGGATAGAACGAACTAGTCTTTGGGGTGAGGGCAGTGAGAAACGGAGTAACTATCTTTCAAGTGTTTTCAGCTCAGCAAAACAGAAGGCTAGTAGTCTCAGGTGGCCAAATCTTGATACTAAGGAATCCATGGATTCTAAGGGTGAGAAGCCAGATATGTACTCTAATTTGCCATTAACAGTCACATCTGCTAGCACTAATTCATCTCTACAGGGCATTGAAGCCTACGAGTTACCCGTGTCAAGCCAAGTTGAAGATGAATGTCAGCACCAACAGAATGAGGATAGTGATGTTAACAGCACTAAGTTATTGTCAATATCAGAAAACTATGATGACTTCAAAGCTAATAAGGAAGCTAAACTAGAAGAGTGGCTGCAAGGAACTGGCAATCTAGAGAATAATCGAGGCGCAGGTGATGAGGGAATGTGTTAG
- the LOC112779835 gene encoding uncharacterized protein isoform X3, producing MHEFSTVDGFVEISEGLAEIMKYVANEPSSGLFYIQHHAQNAVPNVIEAKRNIVEKSHETTLHAEDLEDSVTMVRSMKECGFSLADEMIRDIKKSLVTMTTKQPKRGLIRQSPSGSRIERTSLWGEGSEKRSNYLSSVFSSAKQKASSLRWPNLDTKESMDSKGEKPDMYSNLPLTVTSASTNSSLQGIEAYELPVSSQVEDECQHQQNEDSDVNSTKLLSISENYDDFKANKEAKLEEWLQGTGNLENNRGAGDEGMC from the coding sequence ATGCATGAGTTCTCTACTGTAGACGGTTTTGTGGAGATAAGTGAAGGCCTGGCAGAGATTATGAAGTACGTGGCTAATGAACCATCTTCTGGGCTTTTCTATATCCAACACCATGCTCAAAATGCAGTCCCGAATGTTATTGAAGCTAAAAGGAACATTGTCGAGAAGTCTCACGAAACAACTTTGCACGCTGAAGATTTGGAGGACTCTGTCACTATGGTTAGGTCAATGAAAGAGTGTGGATTTTCCTTAGCTGATGAAATGATCCGAGACATTAAGAAATCTCTGGTTACGATGACAACAAAACAACCAAAAAGAGGCTTAATTCGTCAATCACCATCAGGTTCACGGATAGAACGAACTAGTCTTTGGGGTGAGGGCAGTGAGAAACGGAGTAACTATCTTTCAAGTGTTTTCAGCTCAGCAAAACAGAAGGCTAGTAGTCTCAGGTGGCCAAATCTTGATACTAAGGAATCCATGGATTCTAAGGGTGAGAAGCCAGATATGTACTCTAATTTGCCATTAACAGTCACATCTGCTAGCACTAATTCATCTCTACAGGGCATTGAAGCCTACGAGTTACCCGTGTCAAGCCAAGTTGAAGATGAATGTCAGCACCAACAGAATGAGGATAGTGATGTTAACAGCACTAAGTTATTGTCAATATCAGAAAACTATGATGACTTCAAAGCTAATAAGGAAGCTAAACTAGAAGAGTGGCTGCAAGGAACTGGCAATCTAGAGAATAATCGAGGCGCAGGTGATGAGGGAATGTGTTAG
- the LOC112779833 gene encoding glycerol-3-phosphate dehydrogenase SDP6, mitochondrial, whose amino-acid sequence MTRLRKIGTAVGAALATACGGAVILYEPAISASDHGGGPRVEEIRKRVHAPNAVVPSREAQQSALMAAGKGSPLDVLVIGGGATGSGTALDAVTRGLRVGLVEREDFASGTSSRSTKLLHGGVRYLEKAFLKLDYGQFKLVLHALEERKQVIENAPHLCHALPCMTPCFSWFEVVYYWAGLKVYDLVAGRQILHLSRYYSTKQSAELFPTLAREGENRSLKGTVVYYDGQMNDARLNVGLACTAALAGAAVLNHAEVVNLLKDDSGKRIIGARIRNNLNGEEFDTYAKVVVNAAGPFCDGVRKMANEKAQEMIAPSSGVHITLPDYYSPEGMGLIVPKTKDGRVVFMLPWLGRTVAGTTDSSTKITYLPEPHEDEIGFILDAISDYLNIKVRRSDVLSAWSGIRPLAVDPTAKNTESISRDHVVCEDFPGLVTITGGKWTTYRSMAEDGVDAAIKSGNLNPRSGCVTRSVRIVGGEGWEPSSFTVLAQQYKRMKSTHGGKVVPGLMDSAAAKHLSHAYGSVAERVAAIAQNEGLGKRLAHGYPYLEAEVAYCARHEYCESAIDFIARRTRLAFLETDAAGRALPRVVEILANEHKWDQSRKKEELKTATEFLQTFKASKNAQFHDGKHK is encoded by the exons ATGACTCGCCTGAGAAAGATTGGCACCGCTGTTGGAGCGGCACTAGCAACCGCGTGCGGCGGTGCCGTGATCCTCTACGAACCGGCGATCTCAGCCAGCGACCACGGTGGCGGGCCACGCGTCGAGGAGATCCGGAAGCGCGTACATGCCCCGAACGCCGTTGTGCCGTCGAGGGAGGCGCAGCAGTCGGCGCTAATGGCTGCCGGAAAGGGAAGTCCGCTTGACGTGCTTGTCATCGGCGGTGGCGCAACCGGCTCCGGCACCGCTCTCGACGCTGTGACCCGTGGTCTCCGTGTCGGGCTGGTGGAGCGGGAGGACTTTGCTTCCGGAACTTCGTCGCGATCCACGAAGCTCCTTCATGGAG GTGTCCGCTATTTGGAGAAAGCATTCTTAAAACTTGACTATGGACAATTCAAGTTAGTGCTTCACGCACTTGAGGAGCGTAAACAGGTTATTGAAAATGCACCACACCTATGCCATGCATTGCCATGCATGACACCATGTTTTAGCTGGTTTGAAGTAGTGTACTACTGGGCAGGCCTGAAAGTGTACGATTTGGTCGCAGGAAGACAAATACTACACCTATCAAGATATTATTCTACAAAACAGTCTGCTGAGCTCTTTCCCACTCTAGCAAGGGAGGGAGAAAATAGAAGCCTTAAGGGCACAGTTGTTTATTATGATGGGCAGATGAATGATGCACGCCTTAATGTTGGGTTGGCTTGCACTGCAGCTTTAGCTGGTGCAGCAGTGCTGAATCATGCAGAAGTTGTAAACTTATTGAAGGATGATTCTGGAAAACGGATAATTGGTGCGCGGATCCGGAACAATTTAAATG GGGAAGAGTTTGATACATATGCAAAAGTTGTTGTGAATGCGGCTGGCCCATTTTGTGATGGTGTAAGGAAAATGGCCAACGAAAAGGCACAAGAAATGATTGCTCCCAGCAGTGGTGTACATATCACACTCCCTGATTACTATTCTCCGGAGGGGATGGGCTTAATTGTTCCTAAAACTAAGGATGGACGTGTTGTTTTCATGCTGCCTTGGCTGGGAAGAACAGTTGCTGGAACTACAGATTCTAGTACTAAAATTACGTATCTTCCAGAACCACATGAAGATGAAATAGGATTCATATTGGATGCTATATCTGACTACCTTAATATCAAA GTACGGCGCAGTGATGTTCTTTCTGCCTGGAGTGGCATTCGCCCACTAGCAGTGGACCCAACAGCAAAAAATACTGAGAGTATCTCAAGGGATCATGTTGTCTGCGAGGACTTCCCTGGTTTGGTCACCATCACTGGTGGCAAGTGGACTACCTATCGTAG cATGGCAGAAGATGGTGTCGATGCAGCTATAAAGTCTGGAAATCTCAACCCCAGGAGTGGATGTGTGACTCGCAGTGTCCGAATTGTAGGTGGTGAAGGGTGGGAGCCATCATCATTTACAGTTCTTGCTCAACAGTATAAACGCATGAAAAGTACACATGGTGGTAAAGTTGTCCCCGGGTTAATGGACAGTGCTGCTGCAAAGCACTTGTCTCATGCTTATGGATCAGTGGCTGAGCGTGTGGCCGCTATTGCTCAG AATGAAGGTTTGGGTAAGAGACTTGCTCATGGTTACCCATATCTGGAGGCAGAGGTGGCCTACTGTGCACGTCATGAATATTGTGAATCTGCTATCGATTTCATTGCAAGGAGAACTCGTCTTGCTTTCCTCGAAACTGATGCAGCGGGAAGGGCCCTGCCTCGTGTGGTTGAGATATTGGCAAATGAGCACAAATGGGACCAATCAAGGAAGAAGGAAGAGTTGAAGACAGCCACAGAATTTTTGCAGACTTTCAAAGCCTCAAAAAATGCTCAGTTCCATGACGGGAAACACAAGTA G
- the LOC112779835 gene encoding uncharacterized protein isoform X2 yields the protein MVLQICLLHLQMKMHEFSTVDGFVEISEGLAEIMKYVANEPSSGLFYIQHHAQNAVPNVIEAKRNIVEKSHETTLHAEDLEDSVTMVRSMKECGFSLADEMIRDIKKSLVTMTTKQPKRGLIRQSPSGSRIERTSLWGEGSEKRSNYLSSVFSSAKQKASSLRWPNLDTKESMDSKGEKPDMYSNLPLTVTSASTNSSLQGIEAYELPVSSQVEDECQHQQNEDSDVNSTKLLSISENYDDFKANKEAKLEEWLQGTGNLENNRGAGDEGMC from the exons ATGGTTCTGCAAATTTGCCTACTACATCTGCAAAT GAAAATGCATGAGTTCTCTACTGTAGACGGTTTTGTGGAGATAAGTGAAGGCCTGGCAGAGATTATGAAGTACGTGGCTAATGAACCATCTTCTGGGCTTTTCTATATCCAACACCATGCTCAAAATGCAGTCCCGAATGTTATTGAAGCTAAAAGGAACATTGTCGAGAAGTCTCACGAAACAACTTTGCACGCTGAAGATTTGGAGGACTCTGTCACTATGGTTAGGTCAATGAAAGAGTGTGGATTTTCCTTAGCTGATGAAATGATCCGAGACATTAAGAAATCTCTGGTTACGATGACAACAAAACAACCAAAAAGAGGCTTAATTCGTCAATCACCATCAGGTTCACGGATAGAACGAACTAGTCTTTGGGGTGAGGGCAGTGAGAAACGGAGTAACTATCTTTCAAGTGTTTTCAGCTCAGCAAAACAGAAGGCTAGTAGTCTCAGGTGGCCAAATCTTGATACTAAGGAATCCATGGATTCTAAGGGTGAGAAGCCAGATATGTACTCTAATTTGCCATTAACAGTCACATCTGCTAGCACTAATTCATCTCTACAGGGCATTGAAGCCTACGAGTTACCCGTGTCAAGCCAAGTTGAAGATGAATGTCAGCACCAACAGAATGAGGATAGTGATGTTAACAGCACTAAGTTATTGTCAATATCAGAAAACTATGATGACTTCAAAGCTAATAAGGAAGCTAAACTAGAAGAGTGGCTGCAAGGAACTGGCAATCTAGAGAATAATCGAGGCGCAGGTGATGAGGGAATGTGTTAG